One part of the Humulus lupulus chromosome 9, drHumLupu1.1, whole genome shotgun sequence genome encodes these proteins:
- the LOC133801147 gene encoding uncharacterized protein LOC133801147: MASNRDDSLQSISVRLDGKNYSYWNYVMKKILKGKKMWGYVSGTLVKPTNNKADYATLLENWEVDNSKIITWINNSVEHSIGTQLAKYETAKEVWDHLARLYTQSNFAKQYQLESDIRALEQKDMSIQEFYSVMTDLWDQLALTESAELRAFAPYIARREEQRLVQFLMALRDDFEGLRGSILHRSPLPSVDSVVSELLADEIRLKSQAGKGILPAPSPSVLVVPPRHFTHHENKPHTKVGVDECSFCKQKGHWKTQCPKLVNRAPQQQRHQLRPPQFGNQPPHYGSQPQFGNHSQPRPYRPPQFNAAATVPPSDSYDFGASSSNPALAALSEQFQKFLTMQPHAMSASSSVGQPPTSSSGSAVSEADWDRP; the protein is encoded by the exons ATGGCAAGTAATAGAGATGATTCCCTTCAATCCATTAGTGTGAGGTTAGATGGAAAGAATTATTCTTATTGGAACTATGTGatgaaaaaaattttgaaagggAAAAAGATGTGGGGTTATGTTTCTGGAACTTTGGTTAAACCAACAAATAACAAAGCGGATTATGCAACTTTGCTAGAAAATTgggaagtggataattcaaaaattattacTTGGATAAACAACTCTGTAGAACACTCCATAGGTACCCAACTAGCCAAGTATGAAACAGCGAAGGAAGTTTGGGACCATCTTGCAAGGCTGTATACTCAGTCTAACTTTGCAAAGCAATATCAATTAGAATCAGATATTAGAGCTCTTGAACAGAAAGATATGAGTATTCAAGAGTTTTATTCAGTTATGACAGATCTATGGGATCAATTGGCCCTTACTGAATCTGCAGAATTACGAGCTTTTGCACCATATATTGCTCGTAGGGAGGAACAACGATTGGTTCAGTTTTTGATGGCACTTCGTGATGACTTTGAGGGACTCCGTGGCTCTATTTTGCATCGTTCTCCACTTCCTTCGGTTGATTCAGTAGTTAGTGAACTATTGGCAGATGAAATTCGTCTTAAGTCTCAAGCAGGAAAAGGCATCCTCCCAGCACCCAGTCCCTCTGTTTTGGTAGTTCCTCCTCGACACTTTACTCACCATGAGAATAAACCTCACACAAAGGTTGGAGTTGATGAATGCAGCTTTTGCAAACAAAAAGGTCACTGGAAGACTCAGTGCCCTAAATTAGTAAATCGTGCACCCCAGCAACAAAGACATCAACTCAGACCTCCTCAATTCGGTAATCAACCGCCTCATTATGGTAGCCAACCACAGTTTGGCAACCACTCACAACCTCGACCATACCGTCCTCCGCAATTTAATGCCGCTGCTACTGTACCTCCATCTGACTCGTATGATTTTGGGGCCTCATCTTCCAATCCTGCTCTTGCTGCCCTCTCAGAACAGTTTCAGAAGTTTCTTACCATGCAGCCACATGCCATGTCTGCCTCTTCTTCGGTAGGTCAGCCCCCTACTAGCTCTTCAG GATCCGCAGTCTCAGAAGCTGATTGGGACCGGCCGTAG